A region of the Candidatus Limnocylindrales bacterium genome:
AGTTCTTCCACCCGGGCCTCTTCTACGACCGCATCGTCGCGATCAATGAAGTCGACGCCGGCGGCGTGACGCCGGTGACGTTCTCGCCGAGCATGTTCGACTACGGCAAGAACGACTTCGCCAGCCGCGTGCCGCAGGACCTCGGCTTTGCCGGGTTCCGCCTGCACTACCCGATCAAGAACGCGACCTACAAGGACGAGGTCATCGTCTTCGTCGGCGCGACCTACTTCCGTGCCGTGGGCAAGGACGAGGTGTTCGGCATCTCGGCGCGCGGCCTGGCCATCGACACGGCCTCGCCGTCGGGCGAGGAGTTCCCCTATTTCCGCGAGTACTGGCTGGTGCGGCCGACCAAAGGCGCCACCGACATGGCCGTCTATGCGCTGCTCGACAGCCCGAGCCTGACCGGCGCCTACAAGTTCGTCATCTATCCGGGCCAGCAGACGGTGGTGGAAGTGGAAGGCCGCATTTTCCGCCGCAAGGATGTGGCCAAGCTCGGCATCGCGCCGCTGACGTCCATGTTCATGTTCGGCGAGAATTCGATCCGCTGCTTCGACAACTACCGCCCCGAGGTCCACGACAGTGACGGCCTGCTCCTCTACAACGACACCGGCGAGTGGCTGTGGCGGCCGGTCGACAACCCCACGACGCTGCAGGTGCACGGCTACCAGATGACCAACCCGCGCGGCTTCGGCGTGCTGCAGCGCGATCGCGACTTCGCCAGCTACCAGGACCTGGAGACGCACCAGGAGCGGCGGCCGAGCACGTGGATCGTCCCCAAGGGCCAGTGGGGGCCGGGCCGCGTCGAACTGGTCGAGATCCCGACGCCGCAGGACATTCACGACAACATCGTCGCCTACTGGCTGTTCGACCAGCTGCCGCCGCTCGGGCAGCCCATCAACTTCGCCTACAAGATCTTCTGGTACGGCGACGACGTTTCGCGGCCGCCCGCCGGCCGCGCCACCGCCACGCGGCGAGAGAAGGGAACCGCCGAGAACCGCTACCGATTCGTCGTCGACTTCGAAGGCAAGGCACTGGCCAAGCTGCCCGCCGACGAAGTGCTGCGCGCGGCGGTCACCGTCACCGGCGGCGATGCCGTCGGCAGGATCATCGACCAGTACGTCATCAAGGTCGGACCGACCGATGCCTGGCGCCTCGGCTTCCAGGTCGAAGTCGCCGTGCGCGAGCCGGT
Encoded here:
- a CDS encoding glucan biosynthesis protein G, translating into MPAGARVGRTSVAAADETVRARGRIVWPAALTAAILAVAIFAVPVRSLAFTIEDVAEKAAKLAAEPYQDPSGQVPQWLIDMSYDQWRDVRFRADRALWKDRALPFEVQFFHPGLFYDRIVAINEVDAGGVTPVTFSPSMFDYGKNDFASRVPQDLGFAGFRLHYPIKNATYKDEVIVFVGATYFRAVGKDEVFGISARGLAIDTASPSGEEFPYFREYWLVRPTKGATDMAVYALLDSPSLTGAYKFVIYPGQQTVVEVEGRIFRRKDVAKLGIAPLTSMFMFGENSIRCFDNYRPEVHDSDGLLLYNDTGEWLWRPVDNPTTLQVHGYQMTNPRGFGVLQRDRDFASYQDLETHQERRPSTWIVPKGQWGPGRVELVEIPTPQDIHDNIVAYWLFDQLPPLGQPINFAYKIFWYGDDVSRPPAGRATATRREKGTAENRYRFVVDFEGKALAKLPADEVLRAAVTVTGGDAVGRIIDQYVIKVGPTDAWRLGFQVEVAVREPVELRAYLDKAGSALTETWSYTLIP